One Candidatus Schekmanbacteria bacterium DNA segment encodes these proteins:
- a CDS encoding methylated-DNA--[protein]-cysteine S-methyltransferase, with translation MNDAEVAILRGTEFQKSVWRAALNIPYGKTRSYGWIAEKIKIPDASRAVGNALGENPVPLFIPCHRVVRSDGSMGGFTGGCNIKERLLSIEARGIYSDNGI, from the coding sequence TTGAATGACGCTGAAGTGGCAATATTGAGAGGAACAGAGTTCCAGAAATCTGTCTGGCGGGCTGCGCTTAATATTCCATACGGGAAAACCCGTTCCTATGGCTGGATAGCAGAGAAAATAAAAATTCCGGATGCAAGCCGTGCAGTTGGCAATGCTCTTGGAGAGAATCCTGTACCTCTTTTTATTCCCTGTCACAGGGTTGTACGTTCTGACGGATCAATGGGAGGGTTTACCGGAGGTTGCAATATAAAAGAGAGGCTTCTTTCAATTGAAGCTCGCGGTATATATTCAGACAATGGCATTTGA
- a CDS encoding MFS transporter has product MSQPFILSIIQFGVAFALSSVIVSLPFYVSTISTYSPEKTLLWIGLIVASSNIGAAIFSPLWGKLSSKFSHKMLYQRGILSHAVLLFAMGFTHNLPLLLLLRTLQGVFGGISTIGLIMLKQILPEEMLSSGIGKFQSSITIGQLCGPAVGAYVASVYGFRIFFIFASTVIFLIFIVTVFFLENTKAELSPETSVQRSNKRFFVLWFLSMSATVQAVFFPAILPDILRYFSVESNAAVMTAGWIVFGYGISSALGAYFLPPFLSRLNSYSAIMFLGLLSAFFQLMHIEAGSIPLLVLFRILQTFFAAAIMPLCISVVASRGSGTSIGIINTARFTGNACGPLIATGILSLANEQTVYLTVTLLSIIPLFFLKDRARHEKSV; this is encoded by the coding sequence TTGTCGCAGCCATTTATACTATCAATCATACAGTTTGGCGTTGCCTTTGCTCTTAGCTCGGTAATTGTCTCGCTCCCATTCTATGTCAGCACCATCAGCACCTACAGCCCGGAAAAAACATTGCTCTGGATAGGTTTAATAGTTGCTTCCTCTAATATCGGAGCTGCCATATTCTCCCCTCTTTGGGGAAAGCTTTCCTCTAAATTCAGCCATAAGATGCTTTACCAGAGAGGGATACTTTCTCATGCAGTACTTCTTTTTGCCATGGGGTTCACCCATAATTTGCCGTTATTGCTGCTCCTTAGGACTCTTCAGGGAGTATTCGGCGGGATATCAACAATAGGTCTTATAATGCTCAAACAAATACTGCCCGAGGAAATGCTTTCATCGGGAATTGGAAAGTTCCAATCATCCATAACTATCGGTCAGTTATGCGGACCGGCAGTAGGTGCTTATGTGGCATCAGTTTATGGTTTCAGGATATTTTTTATTTTTGCATCAACTGTTATTTTTCTTATCTTCATTGTTACTGTTTTTTTCCTTGAGAACACAAAAGCTGAACTCAGTCCTGAAACTTCAGTTCAAAGAAGTAATAAACGTTTTTTCGTCCTTTGGTTTCTTTCTATGTCGGCTACTGTTCAGGCAGTGTTTTTCCCTGCCATACTTCCCGATATCCTGAGATACTTTAGCGTTGAATCGAATGCTGCTGTAATGACGGCAGGATGGATTGTTTTTGGTTATGGTATTTCCTCCGCACTTGGCGCTTATTTCCTGCCTCCATTTTTGTCACGGTTAAACAGCTACTCTGCTATTATGTTCCTTGGTCTGCTATCAGCTTTTTTTCAGCTTATGCATATAGAGGCAGGGTCAATACCATTACTTGTCCTGTTCAGAATCCTACAGACATTTTTCGCTGCTGCTATCATGCCGTTATGCATCAGCGTTGTTGCTTCAAGGGGTTCCGGAACATCCATAGGAATAATAAACACTGCACGGTTTACAGGCAATGCATGCGGTCCTTTGATAGCTACCGGGATTCTTTCGTTAGCAAATGAACAGACTGTTTATTTAACTGTAACCTTGCTTTCAATTATCCCTCTTTTCTTCCTGAAAGACAGGGCACGTCACGAGAAGTCTGTTTGA
- a CDS encoding decaprenyl-phosphate phosphoribosyltransferase, which produces MISHYIQLLRVKQWTKNLIIFSGLVFSENLFNPLLIEKSILAFILFCFLSSSIYIFNDLLDLENDRNHPLKKERPLPAGLISVTNAAIFGVCIAVSVLVLSYMLHKTFFNICLIYFITFILYSLFLKHIVILDVLVISCGFVMRAIAGAVVIDVRYSPWFIICTFLLSLFLALAKRRHELLLLNENATAHRRILEEYSPYFLDQMISVVTPSTMIAYTIYTLSQDAISRNLEYTVPFVMYGIFRYLYLVHQKGKGGSPEMILLTDVPLIINILLWGSACVYIIYFLK; this is translated from the coding sequence ATGATATCTCACTACATTCAATTACTTAGAGTCAAGCAGTGGACAAAAAACCTTATTATATTTTCAGGTCTTGTTTTTTCTGAAAATCTCTTTAACCCTCTGCTTATTGAAAAAAGCATTTTAGCTTTTATATTATTCTGTTTTCTCTCTTCAAGCATATATATATTCAATGATCTTCTTGATCTTGAGAACGACCGCAATCATCCGCTTAAAAAGGAAAGACCTCTCCCTGCAGGGCTCATATCTGTAACAAATGCCGCTATATTTGGAGTCTGCATCGCTGTCTCTGTTCTGGTTTTGTCATATATGCTTCATAAGACTTTTTTCAACATATGCCTGATTTATTTTATTACATTCATACTCTACTCCCTGTTTCTAAAACACATAGTTATACTTGATGTTCTCGTTATCTCATGTGGTTTTGTTATGAGAGCAATAGCAGGGGCAGTAGTAATAGATGTAAGGTATTCTCCATGGTTCATTATCTGTACATTTCTTCTTTCTCTCTTTCTTGCACTTGCAAAAAGAAGGCATGAATTATTGCTTCTTAATGAGAATGCTACTGCGCATCGGCGTATACTTGAGGAGTACAGCCCTTATTTTCTGGACCAGATGATATCAGTTGTAACCCCTTCGACGATGATTGCGTATACTATCTACACGCTATCCCAGGATGCCATAAGCCGCAATCTTGAATATACCGTTCCATTTGTAATGTACGGAATATTCAGATATCTTTATCTCGTTCACCAGAAGGGAAAAGGAGGAAGCCCTGAGATGATACTTCTCACGGATGTTCCTCTTATCATAAATATTTTGCTGTGGGGATCAGCATGTGTGTATATAATATATTTTTTAAAATAA
- a CDS encoding amidohydrolase family protein, with translation MKQTRIKGKYLYSPETELIEDFLLLIEGNIIASVERMKGTSSTADIDIGNSILIPGLINAHTHLELTGYRGKIRQRSSFPRWIEDIVSLKAATSRESYRTSVSEGLREGIKGGCTFFADISNSFESLNPFIQSGARGVIFYEAIGFGDKNTDSVCRRIEEMLDEHKKFNSENVAAGISPHSPYSVSEILFKNCNSTAIDKKLSMQIHLAESENETEFLKSGRGPFFSLLSFFGQIPEEWSPPEVGPVEYMKKLGLLRQNVSFVHLNNYSSSDIEFLARGGSSVVICPCSNNNWFGRDKSPLADALEAGVNIALGTDSCASNSGINMFNELKMLRKLLPSISADEAIKIATLNGAQCFGLSGKLGRVAPGYLADMISVPVNSTIKLKDACEYVLMESQEVNFSMVNGKMIYSQF, from the coding sequence TTGAAGCAAACCCGGATTAAGGGGAAATACCTTTATTCCCCTGAGACAGAATTAATAGAAGATTTCCTTCTTCTTATAGAAGGCAATATCATTGCCAGTGTTGAACGAATGAAGGGAACCAGTTCAACTGCTGATATCGACATAGGTAATTCCATCCTTATTCCCGGCTTAATCAACGCGCACACTCATCTTGAACTTACAGGATACAGGGGAAAAATAAGGCAGCGCAGTAGTTTCCCAAGATGGATAGAGGATATTGTATCCTTAAAAGCAGCGACCTCCAGAGAAAGCTATAGAACTTCTGTAAGCGAAGGATTGCGGGAAGGGATTAAAGGCGGATGCACTTTCTTTGCAGACATATCTAATTCCTTTGAGAGTCTTAATCCTTTCATACAGTCAGGGGCAAGAGGTGTTATTTTTTATGAAGCTATAGGATTTGGCGACAAAAACACCGACAGCGTCTGCCGAAGAATAGAAGAAATGCTTGATGAGCATAAAAAATTTAACTCTGAAAATGTAGCGGCGGGAATAAGCCCTCATTCTCCATATTCTGTTTCAGAAATTCTTTTTAAAAATTGTAACTCTACAGCTATCGATAAAAAGCTTTCCATGCAAATTCATCTGGCTGAGTCAGAAAATGAAACTGAATTTTTAAAAAGCGGAAGAGGTCCTTTTTTTTCTCTCCTATCTTTTTTCGGTCAGATCCCTGAAGAGTGGTCCCCTCCTGAGGTTGGTCCTGTTGAGTATATGAAGAAACTCGGACTGTTGAGACAAAATGTTTCTTTTGTGCATTTAAACAATTATTCTTCATCTGATATAGAGTTCCTGGCAAGAGGAGGGTCATCTGTCGTCATATGCCCCTGTTCCAACAATAATTGGTTTGGAAGAGATAAAAGTCCGCTTGCAGATGCCCTCGAGGCAGGAGTTAATATTGCTTTAGGCACAGACAGTTGTGCGAGCAATTCAGGAATTAATATGTTCAATGAACTTAAGATGCTTCGTAAATTATTGCCTTCTATTAGCGCTGATGAGGCAATAAAGATTGCCACGTTGAATGGCGCTCAATGTTTTGGCTTAAGCGGAAAACTTGGCAGGGTTGCACCTGGCTACCTTGCGGACATGATAAGCGTACCGGTAAATAGCACTATAAAATTGAAAGATGCCTGTGAGTATGTTCTAATGGAATCACAGGAAGTGAATTTTTCCATGGTAAACGGGAAAATGATTTATTCTCAATTTTAA
- a CDS encoding ABC transporter permease: protein MLQFVVKRTILNIAVILAVILISFLIMHSVPGGPFDREKKLPELVKANVEKKFKLDLPLEQQFINYVEGICYGDFGPSYKYTGRSVSDIIGDAFPVSALLGMVSFLFCLLLGFAGGIISALRADKTADYFVQFASICGISLPSFVLSALLISVFSIMFGIFPPALWEGASYIILPSIALAMGPAAYLARLLRGSILDTFNANFVSSAQAKGLSRQRIFIKHVLFNSLIPVVTVLGPLFAALVTGSFVVEHIFSIPGMGKFFVLAVTDRDYPMIMGITIVYSVILVLANFAVDISYAFLDPRIRNVKNA from the coding sequence ATGCTGCAGTTTGTTGTTAAAAGAACAATTCTCAATATCGCTGTAATCCTCGCAGTCATACTTATCTCGTTTCTTATAATGCACTCCGTTCCGGGCGGGCCATTTGACAGGGAAAAGAAACTTCCGGAGCTTGTTAAGGCAAACGTAGAGAAGAAATTCAAGCTCGACCTGCCATTAGAACAGCAGTTTATTAACTATGTTGAAGGGATTTGTTACGGTGATTTTGGTCCGTCATACAAATACACAGGAAGATCTGTCTCTGATATTATTGGAGACGCATTCCCTGTATCAGCACTGCTCGGAATGGTGTCATTTTTATTTTGCCTTTTGCTCGGATTTGCAGGCGGAATAATTTCAGCCTTAAGAGCGGATAAGACAGCTGATTATTTTGTGCAGTTTGCTTCAATATGCGGAATATCATTGCCAAGCTTTGTGCTTTCTGCATTGCTGATATCAGTGTTTTCCATCATGTTCGGGATTTTTCCTCCGGCATTATGGGAAGGGGCAAGCTACATAATTCTTCCATCTATTGCGCTTGCCATGGGGCCTGCCGCATATCTTGCAAGGTTACTGCGGGGAAGCATACTCGACACTTTCAATGCTAACTTCGTTTCTTCCGCACAAGCCAAGGGTTTAAGCAGACAGAGAATCTTCATAAAACATGTTCTTTTTAACTCCCTTATACCGGTTGTAACTGTTTTGGGACCGCTCTTTGCCGCACTTGTGACAGGCTCTTTTGTCGTGGAACATATATTCTCTATTCCCGGTATGGGGAAGTTTTTTGTCCTGGCGGTCACGGACAGGGATTATCCGATGATCATGGGAATTACCATAGTTTACTCTGTAATACTTGTACTTGCGAATTTTGCCGTTGATATTTCATACGCCTTTCTTGACCCGCGCATAAGGAATGTTAAAAATGCTTAA
- a CDS encoding GDP-mannose 4,6-dehydratase, with protein MVKALVTGTAGFVGSHLAEKLIAEKHTVIGVDSFLDYYPRTQKENNIKKLRSNPSFTLIENCLTKLDLNPILKDVDVIFHLAAQAGVRSSWGEQFVIYTTNNINATQRLLEAAKDSKIKRFVYASSSSVYGDTDKLPMQETDIPCPVSPYGVSKLAGEHLCNLYYKNYGVPTVSLRYFTVYGPRQRPDMAFHKFFRNAINGKTLEIYGNGEQTRDFTFISDIVAATFNAASAQNAVGKIFNLGGGSRTSLKAVLDTINELTHGTLKIEYKETQKGDVRHTYADTELAKNILKFNPQVGVKEGLSREYQWIKDFYKQS; from the coding sequence ATTGTGAAGGCATTAGTTACAGGGACAGCAGGATTTGTCGGTTCTCATTTGGCTGAAAAACTCATTGCAGAAAAACATACAGTAATAGGTGTAGACTCATTTCTTGACTATTATCCTAGAACCCAAAAGGAAAATAATATCAAAAAACTCCGTTCCAATCCTTCATTTACTCTTATTGAGAATTGCCTTACGAAGCTTGATTTAAATCCCATTTTAAAAGATGTAGACGTGATTTTTCACCTTGCTGCTCAGGCTGGCGTAAGAAGCAGCTGGGGCGAGCAGTTCGTCATATATACCACAAACAACATCAACGCTACGCAACGTCTTCTTGAGGCTGCAAAGGATTCGAAAATAAAAAGATTTGTCTATGCCTCTTCATCATCTGTTTACGGTGATACTGACAAGCTACCCATGCAGGAGACAGATATTCCCTGTCCTGTTTCTCCATATGGTGTTTCAAAGCTTGCGGGAGAACACCTTTGCAACCTTTATTACAAGAATTACGGTGTCCCGACCGTTTCTTTGAGATACTTTACTGTCTATGGACCAAGACAAAGACCAGATATGGCGTTCCACAAGTTTTTCAGGAATGCTATTAACGGGAAGACCCTTGAAATATACGGAAATGGAGAACAGACAAGAGACTTTACCTTTATTTCTGACATCGTTGCTGCAACTTTTAATGCTGCCTCAGCTCAAAACGCCGTAGGAAAAATTTTTAACCTTGGAGGAGGGAGCAGAACAAGTCTTAAGGCCGTACTTGATACAATCAATGAATTGACTCACGGAACCCTTAAAATAGAATACAAGGAAACACAGAAGGGAGATGTAAGGCATACCTACGCTGATACAGAGCTTGCAAAAAATATCCTGAAATTCAATCCGCAGGTAGGAGTGAAAGAAGGGTTGTCTCGGGAATACCAGTGGATAAAAGATTTTTATAAACAAAGTTAA
- the aroF gene encoding 3-deoxy-7-phosphoheptulonate synthase: MIIVMQTKAAKKDIEDVINKIKDLGYKPNVIEGVERTVIGAVGDERGKARLQSLESMAGVEKIMPILKPYKLASREFNPVNTQVNVGGVIIGGEEIAIIAGPCSVESMEQMLESAFAVKNAGAKILRGGAFKPRTSPYSFQGLEEEGLKILANVRDKTGLPFVTEIMDTTEVDMVADYSDMLQVGARNVQNFALLKKLGKINKPILLKRGMMTTITEFLMSAEYILSEGNKNVVLCERGIRTFETETRNTLDLSCVPVIKKKSHLPILVDPSHGVGFRDYVNPMAKASIAAGADGLIIEVHPKPEEAYSDGQQSLKPSQFVELMEELKPFVAAMERTI, from the coding sequence ATGATTATTGTAATGCAAACAAAAGCTGCAAAAAAAGACATAGAAGATGTCATCAATAAAATAAAAGATCTTGGCTATAAACCTAATGTAATCGAGGGAGTTGAGAGGACTGTAATAGGGGCAGTTGGAGACGAAAGAGGAAAGGCAAGACTTCAGTCCCTTGAATCTATGGCAGGGGTTGAGAAAATAATGCCTATTCTCAAACCCTATAAACTCGCAAGCCGGGAATTCAACCCGGTGAACACTCAGGTTAATGTTGGAGGAGTAATTATCGGGGGGGAAGAAATAGCCATAATAGCAGGCCCATGCTCCGTTGAATCAATGGAACAGATGCTTGAATCTGCATTTGCAGTGAAAAATGCAGGTGCAAAGATTCTGCGTGGCGGTGCTTTTAAACCCCGCACTTCTCCGTACAGCTTTCAGGGGCTTGAAGAGGAAGGGCTGAAAATACTTGCAAACGTCAGAGATAAAACAGGGCTTCCCTTTGTGACAGAGATAATGGACACGACCGAAGTTGATATGGTGGCAGACTATTCCGACATGCTGCAGGTAGGCGCAAGGAATGTCCAGAACTTTGCGCTTCTTAAAAAGCTCGGTAAAATCAACAAACCAATTCTTCTAAAAAGAGGAATGATGACAACTATCACTGAGTTTCTCATGTCTGCTGAGTACATTCTCTCTGAAGGGAATAAAAATGTTGTTTTATGTGAAAGAGGTATACGAACATTTGAAACAGAAACCCGCAACACACTTGATTTGAGCTGTGTCCCGGTAATAAAGAAGAAATCCCATCTTCCGATTTTGGTTGATCCAAGCCATGGAGTGGGGTTCAGGGATTACGTGAATCCCATGGCGAAAGCTTCAATCGCCGCAGGTGCAGATGGGCTTATAATTGAAGTGCATCCAAAACCTGAAGAGGCATATTCTGACGGACAGCAGTCGCTAAAGCCATCTCAGTTTGTGGAGCTTATGGAAGAGCTCAAACCTTTTGTAGCTGCCATGGAACGCACGATATAA
- a CDS encoding DUF1573 domain-containing protein has translation MLRPRFSLIALILLITVFSLLTVSTLKTCAEEAKPAATSPQPQKALEVPVTPQPPQKTGEAAPAPSQGTEQKGKAPKIVLEETLFNFGEMHQETKSTHIFKIKNTGDADLEIKDIKTSCGCTAAMASKNIIRPGETGDLNVIFSSKRFQGEVTRQISLVTNDPANETSVIKIKALVKALLEVNPAYLNFGRITESKSQTMDVKLKNMTNEVMTLDSITCENKEITIGKYDKDLNPGLEVTVPVTYTSSLKPERPGVAGSITIQIKGSNEKVLIPFSLQIVGEVQLKPKNLSFNVVKKGETPAKIITIENRGEKDLKILGAKYDSNLIETDAKFPLSIKPGDSVKISVTLSSKVAEGKFKGQIEFQTDNPKYSAVSAQVLGVLKNIEPQGQQQQQPEK, from the coding sequence ATGTTAAGACCTCGTTTTTCTCTGATCGCATTGATCCTGCTGATTACTGTATTTTCATTACTAACTGTATCAACCCTTAAAACCTGTGCTGAAGAAGCAAAACCTGCTGCTACTTCACCGCAACCTCAAAAAGCATTAGAAGTTCCTGTAACGCCGCAACCACCTCAAAAAACCGGGGAAGCTGCTCCCGCTCCTTCCCAAGGGACTGAACAAAAGGGTAAAGCACCAAAGATTGTTTTAGAAGAAACACTTTTTAATTTTGGAGAGATGCATCAGGAGACCAAATCCACTCATATTTTCAAGATAAAAAATACAGGTGATGCAGACCTTGAAATAAAAGACATTAAAACCTCCTGCGGCTGCACTGCGGCAATGGCTTCTAAGAACATAATCCGTCCCGGCGAAACAGGCGACCTCAATGTGATTTTTTCTTCCAAAAGGTTTCAGGGGGAAGTAACAAGGCAGATTAGCCTTGTTACAAATGATCCGGCAAATGAAACCTCAGTGATAAAGATTAAAGCCTTAGTTAAGGCGCTTCTTGAGGTTAACCCGGCTTACCTGAATTTTGGGAGGATAACAGAATCAAAATCTCAGACAATGGATGTGAAACTGAAAAATATGACTAATGAAGTTATGACATTAGATAGCATAACTTGCGAGAATAAAGAAATTACTATTGGGAAGTACGATAAAGACCTTAATCCCGGTTTAGAAGTTACAGTACCCGTTACATACACTTCTTCTCTCAAACCTGAAAGGCCGGGAGTTGCAGGAAGCATAACGATACAGATTAAAGGGAGCAACGAAAAGGTCTTGATCCCATTCAGCTTACAGATTGTTGGTGAAGTACAGCTTAAACCAAAGAATCTGAGTTTTAATGTGGTAAAAAAAGGAGAAACTCCGGCTAAAATAATCACTATTGAGAACAGGGGAGAAAAAGATCTTAAAATACTGGGAGCCAAATACGACAGTAATCTCATTGAAACAGACGCCAAATTTCCTTTATCAATCAAACCGGGAGATTCTGTAAAAATATCGGTAACTCTCTCGTCTAAAGTTGCTGAAGGAAAATTCAAAGGACAAATAGAATTTCAGACGGACAATCCCAAATATTCTGCTGTCTCTGCCCAAGTCTTAGGAGTATTGAAAAATATAGAACCGCAGGGTCAACAACAACAGCAACCGGAAAAATAA
- a CDS encoding ABC transporter permease has product MLKKNKLAAVAVFFIAILSFTALFADFIAPFPYEYQDTKALLQAPSASHYFGTDRLGRDILSRIIYGARISLTVAIISSAIAVLFGAVYGACAGFIAGKTESAMMRFVDVVYCIPDLLIIILISIMIGRGITGITLSLSLVSWVTVARVMRGEVIRIKVQDFVEAAKTIGAGKTRIIFLHIFPCALTSLIITATFRIPQVILAESSLSFLGLGVPPPFSSWGTLANEGWASLRFYPHLILFPAAVIFISITAFNLIGEGLRDVLDPYRKD; this is encoded by the coding sequence ATGCTTAAAAAAAATAAGCTCGCGGCTGTTGCAGTTTTTTTCATAGCCATTCTTTCGTTCACAGCGCTTTTTGCTGATTTTATCGCGCCTTTTCCCTATGAATATCAGGATACCAAAGCTTTGCTTCAAGCTCCTTCCGCGTCACATTACTTTGGGACAGACAGGCTTGGCAGAGATATCTTAAGCCGCATAATCTATGGTGCGAGGATATCGCTTACTGTAGCTATAATTTCTTCGGCCATTGCAGTTCTGTTCGGCGCAGTTTATGGGGCATGCGCAGGATTCATAGCCGGGAAGACGGAGAGTGCCATGATGCGCTTTGTTGATGTAGTATATTGTATCCCTGACCTTCTTATCATAATCCTGATATCAATAATGATTGGCAGGGGTATAACAGGGATCACACTGAGTCTTTCCCTTGTTAGCTGGGTAACTGTGGCAAGGGTTATGCGCGGCGAGGTCATCAGGATTAAAGTGCAGGACTTCGTAGAAGCTGCAAAGACAATAGGCGCAGGTAAGACACGAATAATATTCCTTCACATCTTTCCTTGTGCCTTAACATCTCTCATAATAACCGCTACATTCAGGATACCGCAGGTAATACTTGCAGAATCTTCACTAAGTTTTCTGGGGCTTGGAGTGCCGCCGCCATTTTCAAGCTGGGGAACGCTTGCCAATGAAGGCTGGGCATCATTGAGGTTTTATCCCCATCTCATACTTTTTCCTGCGGCGGTGATATTCATAAGCATAACTGCCTTTAACTTAATTGGTGAGGGACTAAGGGATGTACTGGACCCGTATAGGAAAGACTAA
- a CDS encoding glycosyltransferase family 2 protein — translation MKLSIVIPVYNECDLVLKLLQKVENAVKHDKEIILVDDFSTDGTREILKELDTKKYRIFYHEKNMGKGAALRTGFEHVTGDIVIIQDADLEYDPGEYDKLIAPIIDDKADVVYGSRFLSGPHRVLLFWHYVGNKGLTTFSNIMTNLNLSDMETCYKVFRAKVLHGLNLKSDRFGFEPEFTAKVAKRRYRIYEVPISYYGRDYTEGKKITWKDGFVAIWCIIRYTLFD, via the coding sequence GTGAAACTCTCAATAGTAATACCTGTTTACAATGAGTGCGACCTTGTCCTGAAACTGTTACAAAAGGTCGAGAATGCCGTGAAACACGACAAGGAAATAATCCTGGTTGATGATTTTTCCACTGATGGCACAAGGGAAATATTAAAAGAGCTGGACACTAAAAAATACAGAATATTTTACCATGAGAAGAACATGGGTAAGGGTGCTGCCTTGAGGACAGGATTTGAGCATGTAACAGGGGATATCGTAATCATACAGGATGCAGACCTTGAATACGATCCCGGAGAATACGACAAACTTATAGCACCTATAATTGACGACAAAGCTGATGTGGTTTACGGATCAAGGTTTCTTTCAGGGCCTCATAGGGTCCTTCTCTTCTGGCATTATGTGGGGAATAAGGGTTTAACTACTTTCTCCAACATTATGACCAACCTCAATTTAAGCGACATGGAAACCTGTTATAAAGTATTCAGGGCAAAAGTGCTTCATGGCTTGAACCTGAAATCTGACAGGTTCGGGTTTGAACCGGAATTTACAGCAAAGGTAGCAAAGAGAAGATACAGGATTTATGAAGTTCCTATATCTTATTATGGCCGCGATTATACTGAAGGAAAAAAAATTACGTGGAAAGATGGATTTGTGGCCATCTGGTGTATTATCCGCTATACCTTATTCGACTGA
- the purE gene encoding 5-(carboxyamino)imidazole ribonucleotide mutase — translation MGKIAVEIVMGSESDLQTMQECGNILEQFGLSYRYNIISAHRTPDEAALFSKSAAGRGVKIIIAGAGCAAHLAGVIASHTTLPVIGIPISSPPLNGLDSLFSTVQMPGGIPVATMAIGSAGAKNAALFAIRMLSVDDGKLRKKLEGYISNMKENVKKQNEKVSAKHA, via the coding sequence ATGGGAAAAATTGCAGTTGAAATAGTAATGGGAAGCGAATCCGACTTGCAGACAATGCAGGAATGCGGAAATATTCTCGAACAATTCGGTCTTTCATATCGTTATAATATCATATCAGCCCACAGGACCCCTGATGAGGCAGCTCTATTCAGCAAATCTGCGGCAGGAAGAGGAGTAAAAATCATAATAGCAGGGGCAGGGTGTGCAGCACATCTTGCAGGTGTTATCGCATCGCACACAACTCTTCCCGTAATAGGAATTCCTATAAGCAGTCCCCCTTTAAATGGTCTTGATTCACTTTTTTCAACTGTGCAGATGCCAGGAGGCATTCCTGTTGCAACTATGGCAATAGGAAGTGCAGGGGCGAAAAATGCCGCGCTTTTCGCCATAAGGATGCTATCCGTTGATGACGGAAAACTTAGAAAAAAGCTTGAAGGCTACATCAGCAACATGAAGGAAAATGTAAAAAAACAGAATGAAAAGGTTTCTGCCAAGCACGCCTGA